A single window of Dendropsophus ebraccatus isolate aDenEbr1 chromosome 5, aDenEbr1.pat, whole genome shotgun sequence DNA harbors:
- the LOC138792224 gene encoding oocyte zinc finger protein XlCOF8.4-like isoform X3 has product MGDCSDHQGPGRCQVKAMVPHISDPPRLEKAGDMMAARILELTLEIIHLITGEDYTVVKKWCGECVAPPVSGGWSSSPITDPPPPSLIHEQKILELTTRMTELLTGEVPIRCQDVTVYFSMEEWEYVEGHKDVYKEAMMEDQPPLTSPDGSRRRNPAERCPRPLYSQDCPEDQHNGPPDQHNGPPDQQDSDAGETSGLDLVLQSENGEEEVVIGPSGRLLLSSYYEEEDNQSFICSTCGKCFTHKSNFMGHLKVHAEERPFCCPECGKLFMYKGHYEKHQRIHTGERPFSCVECGKCYFHKYSLEKHQIIHTGQKPFPCTECEKCFTRKSVLVEHLRTHTGEKPFSCPECGKCFAQKSHLRQHHRAHTGDKPFSCSECGKCFSQKSHLVKHQRSHIGKKPF; this is encoded by the exons ATGGGCGACTGCTCAGACCATCAAG GTCCAGGACGGTGTCAGGTAAAGGCGATGGTCCCCCACATCAGTGACCCCCCAAGGCTGGAGAAGGCGGGAGACATGATGGCGGCCAGGATATTAGAGCTCACCCTAGAGATAATCCACCTGATCACCGGAGAG gattacacagtagtgaagaagtggtgtggtgagtgtgtggcgccccctgtgtcaggaggctggagcagcagccccatcacagatcctccacctccatcactgatccatgagcagaagatcctagaactgaccaccaggatgactgagctcctgactggagag gttcctataaggtgtcaggacgtcaccgtctatttctccatggaggagtgggagtatgtagaaggacacaaggatgtgtacaaggaggccatgatggaggatcagccgcccctcacatcaccgg atggatccaggaggagaaatccagcagagagatgtccccgtcctctgtattcccaggattGTCCAGAGGATCAGCACAACGGCCCCCCGGATCAGCACAACGGCCCCCCggatcagcag GACAGTGATGCTGGAGAGACAAGTGGACTTGATCTGGTATTGCAGTCAGAGAATG GTGAAGAAGAGGTTGTGATCGGCCCCAGCGGACGTCTcctgctctcctcctattatGAAGAGGAAGACAATCAATCATTTATATGTTCtacatgtgggaaatgttttactcacaaATCAAACTTCATGGGACACCTGAAGGTCCACGCGGAGGAGCGTCCGTTCTGCTGTCCGGAGTGCGGGAAGCTCTTCATGTATAAAGGTCACTATGAGAAGCACCAGAGAATCCACACGGGGGAGAGGCCATTCTCATGTGTGGAGTGCGGAAAATGCTATTTCCATAAATATTCACTTGAAAAACATCAGATAATTCACACCGGGCAGAAGCCGTTTCCCTgcacagaatgtgagaaatgttttacacGTAAATCTGTTCTTGTTGAACAcctgagaactcacacaggggagaagccgttctcatgtccagaatgtgggaagtgttttgccCAGAAATCACATCTTCGGCAGCATCACAGAGCTCACACAGGGGATAAGCCgttctcatgttcagaatgtgggaaatgtttcagcCAGAAATCACATTTAGTTAAACACCAGAGAAGTCACATAGGGAAGAAGCCATTTTAA
- the LOC138792224 gene encoding oocyte zinc finger protein XlCOF8.4-like isoform X2, translating to MTSRVLTLHCVCCELVSGGPGRCQVKAMVPHISDPPRLEKAGDMMAARILELTLEIIHLITGEDYTVVKKWCGECVAPPVSGGWSSSPITDPPPPSLIHEQKILELTTRMTELLTGEVPIRCQDVTVYFSMEEWEYVEGHKDVYKEAMMEDQPPLTSPDGSRRRNPAERCPRPLYSQDCPEDQHNGPPDQHNGPPDQQDSDAGETSGLDLVLQSENGEEEVVIGPSGRLLLSSYYEEEDNQSFICSTCGKCFTHKSNFMGHLKVHAEERPFCCPECGKLFMYKGHYEKHQRIHTGERPFSCVECGKCYFHKYSLEKHQIIHTGQKPFPCTECEKCFTRKSVLVEHLRTHTGEKPFSCPECGKCFAQKSHLRQHHRAHTGDKPFSCSECGKCFSQKSHLVKHQRSHIGKKPF from the exons ATGACGTCACGGGTCCTTACGCTGCACTGTGTTTGTTGTGAATTAGTCAGTGGAG GTCCAGGACGGTGTCAGGTAAAGGCGATGGTCCCCCACATCAGTGACCCCCCAAGGCTGGAGAAGGCGGGAGACATGATGGCGGCCAGGATATTAGAGCTCACCCTAGAGATAATCCACCTGATCACCGGAGAG gattacacagtagtgaagaagtggtgtggtgagtgtgtggcgccccctgtgtcaggaggctggagcagcagccccatcacagatcctccacctccatcactgatccatgagcagaagatcctagaactgaccaccaggatgactgagctcctgactggagag gttcctataaggtgtcaggacgtcaccgtctatttctccatggaggagtgggagtatgtagaaggacacaaggatgtgtacaaggaggccatgatggaggatcagccgcccctcacatcaccgg atggatccaggaggagaaatccagcagagagatgtccccgtcctctgtattcccaggattGTCCAGAGGATCAGCACAACGGCCCCCCGGATCAGCACAACGGCCCCCCggatcagcag GACAGTGATGCTGGAGAGACAAGTGGACTTGATCTGGTATTGCAGTCAGAGAATG GTGAAGAAGAGGTTGTGATCGGCCCCAGCGGACGTCTcctgctctcctcctattatGAAGAGGAAGACAATCAATCATTTATATGTTCtacatgtgggaaatgttttactcacaaATCAAACTTCATGGGACACCTGAAGGTCCACGCGGAGGAGCGTCCGTTCTGCTGTCCGGAGTGCGGGAAGCTCTTCATGTATAAAGGTCACTATGAGAAGCACCAGAGAATCCACACGGGGGAGAGGCCATTCTCATGTGTGGAGTGCGGAAAATGCTATTTCCATAAATATTCACTTGAAAAACATCAGATAATTCACACCGGGCAGAAGCCGTTTCCCTgcacagaatgtgagaaatgttttacacGTAAATCTGTTCTTGTTGAACAcctgagaactcacacaggggagaagccgttctcatgtccagaatgtgggaagtgttttgccCAGAAATCACATCTTCGGCAGCATCACAGAGCTCACACAGGGGATAAGCCgttctcatgttcagaatgtgggaaatgtttcagcCAGAAATCACATTTAGTTAAACACCAGAGAAGTCACATAGGGAAGAAGCCATTTTAA
- the LOC138792224 gene encoding oocyte zinc finger protein XlCOF8.4-like isoform X1 produces the protein MQRDCPELTAGGGTRLYMGHVMCPGRCQVKAMVPHISDPPRLEKAGDMMAARILELTLEIIHLITGEDYTVVKKWCGECVAPPVSGGWSSSPITDPPPPSLIHEQKILELTTRMTELLTGEVPIRCQDVTVYFSMEEWEYVEGHKDVYKEAMMEDQPPLTSPDGSRRRNPAERCPRPLYSQDCPEDQHNGPPDQHNGPPDQQDSDAGETSGLDLVLQSENGEEEVVIGPSGRLLLSSYYEEEDNQSFICSTCGKCFTHKSNFMGHLKVHAEERPFCCPECGKLFMYKGHYEKHQRIHTGERPFSCVECGKCYFHKYSLEKHQIIHTGQKPFPCTECEKCFTRKSVLVEHLRTHTGEKPFSCPECGKCFAQKSHLRQHHRAHTGDKPFSCSECGKCFSQKSHLVKHQRSHIGKKPF, from the exons ATGCAGAGAGATTGCCCCgagctgacagcagggggcggcaccAGGCTTTATATGGGACACGTGATGT GTCCAGGACGGTGTCAGGTAAAGGCGATGGTCCCCCACATCAGTGACCCCCCAAGGCTGGAGAAGGCGGGAGACATGATGGCGGCCAGGATATTAGAGCTCACCCTAGAGATAATCCACCTGATCACCGGAGAG gattacacagtagtgaagaagtggtgtggtgagtgtgtggcgccccctgtgtcaggaggctggagcagcagccccatcacagatcctccacctccatcactgatccatgagcagaagatcctagaactgaccaccaggatgactgagctcctgactggagag gttcctataaggtgtcaggacgtcaccgtctatttctccatggaggagtgggagtatgtagaaggacacaaggatgtgtacaaggaggccatgatggaggatcagccgcccctcacatcaccgg atggatccaggaggagaaatccagcagagagatgtccccgtcctctgtattcccaggattGTCCAGAGGATCAGCACAACGGCCCCCCGGATCAGCACAACGGCCCCCCggatcagcag GACAGTGATGCTGGAGAGACAAGTGGACTTGATCTGGTATTGCAGTCAGAGAATG GTGAAGAAGAGGTTGTGATCGGCCCCAGCGGACGTCTcctgctctcctcctattatGAAGAGGAAGACAATCAATCATTTATATGTTCtacatgtgggaaatgttttactcacaaATCAAACTTCATGGGACACCTGAAGGTCCACGCGGAGGAGCGTCCGTTCTGCTGTCCGGAGTGCGGGAAGCTCTTCATGTATAAAGGTCACTATGAGAAGCACCAGAGAATCCACACGGGGGAGAGGCCATTCTCATGTGTGGAGTGCGGAAAATGCTATTTCCATAAATATTCACTTGAAAAACATCAGATAATTCACACCGGGCAGAAGCCGTTTCCCTgcacagaatgtgagaaatgttttacacGTAAATCTGTTCTTGTTGAACAcctgagaactcacacaggggagaagccgttctcatgtccagaatgtgggaagtgttttgccCAGAAATCACATCTTCGGCAGCATCACAGAGCTCACACAGGGGATAAGCCgttctcatgttcagaatgtgggaaatgtttcagcCAGAAATCACATTTAGTTAAACACCAGAGAAGTCACATAGGGAAGAAGCCATTTTAA